The Helianthus annuus cultivar XRQ/B chromosome 16, HanXRQr2.0-SUNRISE, whole genome shotgun sequence genome includes a window with the following:
- the LOC110916714 gene encoding pentatricopeptide repeat-containing protein At4g02750: protein MNPKHKLKQAVDSLYRHSNVNPEAYTRIVLDCVRLNDAHQAKRLQSHMDDNLYEPTTTFIHNRLLDVYANSGKLLDARNLFDKMPQRDTFTYNAMLKAYSKMGSADDLQGLFRSIPCRDSVSYNTVIAGFATKGRVNEALEVFVEMQKEGVEVTGYSYVSVLNACSRVLDLRRGKQVHGKIVACGLVFNGFVCNALTDLYAKCGEIDAARWLFDRMRNQNVVSWNLMISGYMKNGLPEKSIELFSEMKLSGVKPDVVTNSNVLGAFFQTRRIHEAQKLFAKIEKKDTISWTTMIVGHVQNGKEEDALVLFNDMLTASVKPDKFTISSVVSSCARLASLFYGQTIHGKSVHMGVDNDTLVSSALVDMYSKCGEPTEARKIFDTIHSKSTVSWNSMILGYAQNGKDLEALTLYEEMLNNGIKPDSITFVGVLSACIHEGLTERGEQYFHSLTKQHGIIPTSDHYACLINLLGRSGCVDKAVETIKGMPYKPDSLIWSTLLSVCKLNGDIEHGEMAAKELFELEPYNAEPYITLSNMYAANGRWKDVAAMRSIMNSNKIKKFAAFSWVEIDGKVHKFVSEDRAHLESEAIYRELNRIIRKLLKAGFTPNKNLVLHDVGDDEKRESICYHSEKLALAYGLMKKPDGRQPVRILKNIRVCGDCHLFMKFVSRIIGRAIILRDSNRFHHFVGGSCSCKDLW, encoded by the coding sequence GCAAATTCCGGGAAACTTTTGGATGCACGTAACCTGTTCGATAAAATGCCACAAAGAGATACATTCACTTACAACGCAATGTTAAAAGCTTATTCGAAGATGGGGTCTGCGGATGACTTGCAGGGGTTGTTCAGAAGCATCCCATGTCGAGATTCTGTTTCGTATAACACGGTGATTGCTGGTTTCGCGACAAAAGGTCGTGTGAATGAGGCTTTggaggtgtttgttgaaatgcagAAGGAAGGAGTTGAGGTTACTGGGTATAGTTATGTGAGTGTATTGAATGCGTGTTCGCGGGTGTTGGATTTGCGCCGTGGGAAGCAGGTTCATGGAAAGATTGTGGCTTGTGGTTTGGTGTTTAATGGTTTTGTTTGCAATGCTTTGACGGACTTGTATGCTAAATGTGGTGAGATTGATGCTGCGCGTTGGTTGTTTGATCGGATGCGTAACCAGAATGTGGTTTCTTGGAATTTAATGATTTCGGGTTATATGAAAAACGGGTTGCCAGAAAAGTCTATAGAATTGTTTTCTGAAATGAAGTTGTCTGGTGTTAAACCGGATGTGGTTACGAATTCGAACGTTCTTGGTGCGTTTTTTCAAACGAGGCGAATCCACGAGGCGCAAAAGCTTTTTGCAAAGATTGAGAAAAAGGACACGATTTCATGGACAACAATGATTGTGGGTCATGTCCAAAACGGAAAAGAAGAGGATGCGTTAGTGTTGTTTAATGATATGTTAACGGCGAGCGTTAAGCCAGACAAGTTTACAATTTCGAGCGTGGTTAGTTCGTGCGCGCGATTAGCTTCTTTGTTTTATGGTCAAACAATTCATGGTAAATCAGTCCACATGGGAGTTGACAACGACACACTTGTGTCGAGTGCCCTTGTTGATATGTATTCTAAATGTGGTGAACCGACTGAAGCCCGGAAGATTTTCGACACGATACATTCCAAATCAACGGTTTCATGGAATTCCATGATTTTAGGGTATGCGCAAAACGGAAAGGATTTAGAGGCACTAACACTTTACGAAGAAATGTTGAATAATGGTATAAAGCCAGATAGCATTACCTTTGTTGGCGTTCTTTCTGCTTGTATACATGAAGGACTTACCGAAAGGGGAGAACAATATTTCCATTCACTGACAAAACAACATGGGATCATACCGACTTCAGATCATTACGCGTGTTTGATCAATCTTCTTGGTCGTTCAGGTTGTGTGGACAAAGCCGTTGAAACaataaagggtatgccttacaaACCGGATAGTCTCATTTGGTCAACACTTTTGTCGGTTTGTAAACTTAACGGTGACATTGAACATGGAGAAATGGCAGCAAAAGAACTCTTTGAGTTGGAACCGTATAACGCTGAACCTTATATCACTCTTTCCAATATGTACGCTGCTAATGGAAGATGGAAAGATGTGGCAGCCATGAGATCTATTATGAACAGTAACAAGATTAAAAAGTTTGCGGCGTTTAGTTGGGTGGAAATTGATGGAAAAGTGCATAAATTTGTATCGGAAGATCGAGCTCATCTGGAGTCAGAAGCCATATATCGCGAATTAAACCGGATTATAAGAAAGTTACTAAAAGCTGGATTTACTCCAAATAAGAACCTGGTATTGCATGATGTCGGTGATGATGAAAAGCGTGAATCGATATGTTATCATAGTGAGAAATTAGCTCTTGCATACGGGTTGATGAAGAAACCTGATGGAAGGCAACCTGTTAGGATTTTAAAGAATATCAGAGTTTGTGGTGATTGTCATTTGTTTATGAAGTTTGTTTCAAGAATCATTGGCCGCGCCATCATATTGAGAGATTCGAATCGGTTTCATCACTTTGTAGGAGGGTCTTGTTCATGCAAGGACCTTTGGTGA